A region of Roseobacter litoralis Och 149 DNA encodes the following proteins:
- a CDS encoding Bug family tripartite tricarboxylate transporter substrate binding protein, whose protein sequence is MKHLLALSAATLLLAAPLHAEPGKWTDEPVRIVVTFPPGGTSDLIARVLAKYFESEYGQKAVVDNRPGAGGTVAADFVAEQDADGTTLILGNNAPFTIAPTQFENLPYDPMGDFTHIAYLGASTPALFVQPSSGITTIEQYIDTAKGDGITYGSSGVGSITHILGKAVDVELGIEQIHVPYQGSAPAIQDFRAGVLEAYYDMVALNRDLITEGETQPIALAAPERSPIFPEIPTFRELGHDIVIENWTGLSGPAGMDPAMVKTINETVAEIMQLEAVIAQLAQFGIAHIPMDTEEFTTFVQGTITTWEPLIKAAKVNG, encoded by the coding sequence ATGAAACATTTACTCGCACTTAGCGCCGCCACGCTTCTCCTTGCTGCTCCGTTACACGCAGAGCCCGGCAAATGGACGGACGAGCCCGTTCGCATTGTCGTCACCTTCCCGCCGGGGGGAACCAGTGACCTGATTGCCCGCGTTCTCGCAAAGTATTTCGAAAGCGAATACGGACAAAAGGCGGTTGTAGACAACCGGCCGGGTGCTGGTGGCACGGTCGCGGCCGATTTCGTGGCCGAGCAGGATGCGGATGGCACGACCCTGATCCTTGGCAATAACGCGCCATTTACCATCGCACCGACACAGTTCGAAAACCTCCCCTATGATCCGATGGGCGATTTCACCCATATCGCCTATCTCGGCGCATCGACGCCCGCATTGTTCGTGCAGCCGTCCTCCGGAATCACGACCATTGAGCAGTATATTGACACAGCCAAGGGCGACGGCATCACCTATGGCTCGTCAGGCGTCGGCTCTATCACGCATATCCTCGGCAAGGCTGTGGACGTTGAGCTTGGCATCGAACAAATTCACGTACCCTATCAAGGCAGCGCGCCTGCTATCCAAGATTTTCGCGCTGGGGTGCTCGAGGCCTATTACGATATGGTCGCGCTCAACCGGGATTTGATCACCGAAGGCGAAACGCAGCCTATCGCACTTGCCGCCCCTGAACGTTCGCCGATCTTTCCTGAAATTCCGACTTTCCGTGAACTCGGCCACGACATCGTGATTGAGAACTGGACGGGGTTGTCAGGCCCGGCGGGCATGGATCCCGCGATGGTGAAAACGATTAATGAAACGGTGGCAGAGATCATGCAGCTTGAGGCCGTCATCGCGCAACTGGCACAGTTCGGCATCGCCCATATACCTATGGACACGGAAGAGTTCACCACTTTCGTACAAGGCACCATCACGACATGGGAACCGCTCATCAAGGCTGCAAAGGTCAATGGCTGA